The window tggggacatggcgaggagtctcgaaatggtcgagacgtaaagatcgatatattggacgactatattcggagttcgaaaaggttccgagtgattcgggtatttttcggagtaccgaagagttacgggaattcaccggggagtatatgggccttattgggccatacgggaatagaggagagaggccgaaaggaaggaggtgcgcagcccccctctggtccgaattggacaaggggtgcggcccccttttccttcctcctctccccctctttcccccttctcctactccaacaaggaaggagggagtcctactcctgatgggagtaggactccccttggtgcgccccctcctagggccggcctcctccccccttgctcctttatatacgggggcaggggggcacctctagacacacacacaagttgatctacggatcgttccttagccgtgtgcggtgtccccctccaccatattccacctcggtcatatcgtcgcggagcttaggcgaagccctgcgccggtagaacatcatcatcgtcaccacaccgtcgtgctgacggaactcttccacgaagctttgctggatcggagcccggggatcgtcatcgagctgaacgtgtgctgaactcggaggtgccgtacgttcggtgcttggattggtcggatcgtgaagacgtacgactacatcaaccacgttgtcataacgcttccgcttacggtctacgagggtacgtggacaacactctcttctctcgttgctatgccatcaccatgatcttgcgtgtacgtaggaaatttttgaaattactacgtttaccaatagtggcatcagagcctggttttatgcgtagatgtcatatgcacgagtagaacacaagtgagttgtgggcgatataagtcatactgcttaccagcatgtcatactttggttcggcggtattgtgagatgaagcggcccggaccgacattacgcgtacgcttacgcaagactggtttcatcgctacgagcactcgttgcttaaaggtgaccggcgggtgtctgtctctctcactttagctgaatcgagtgtggctatgcccggtccttgcgaaggttaaaacaacaccaacttgacaaactatcgttgtggtttttgatgcgtaggtaagaacggttcttgctaagcccgtagcagccacgtaaaacttgcaacaacaaagtagaggacatctaacttgtttttgcagggcatgttgtgatgtgatatggtcaagacgtgatgctatattttattgtatgagatgatcatgttttgtaaccgaagttatcggcaactggcaggagccatatggttgtcgctttattgtatgaaatgcaaacgccctgtaattgctttactttatcactaagcggtagcgatagtcgtagaagcaatagttggcgagacgacaatgatgctacgatgaagatcaaggtgtcgcgccggtgacgatggtgatcatgacggtgcttcggagatggagatcacaagcacaagatgatgatggccatatcatatcacttatattgattgcatgtgatgtttatcctttatgcatcttatcttgctttgattgacggtagcattttaagatgatctctcactaaaattatcaagaagtgttctccctgagtatgcaccgttgccaaagttcctcgtgcccagacaccatgtgatgatcgggtgtgataagctctacgtccatctacaacgggtgtaagacagttttgcacacgcggaatactcaggttaaacttgacgagcctagcatatgcagatatggcctcggaacacggagaccgaaaggtcgagcgtgaatcatatagtagatatgatcaacatagtgatgttcaccactgaaaactactccatctcacgtgatgatcggttatggtttagttgatttggatcacgtgatcacttagatgactagagagatgtctgtctaagtgggagttcttaagtaatatgattaattgaacttaaatttatcatgaacttagtcctggtagtattttacaaattatgttgtatagctcgcgttgttgctttcatatgtttattttgatttgttcctagagaaaattgtgttgaaagatgttagtagcaatgatgcggattggatccgtgatctgaggtttatcctcattgctgcacagaagaattatgtccttaatgcaccgctaggtggcagACCTACTGCAagagcagacgcagacgttatgaacgtttggctagctcagtatgatgactacttgatagtttagtgcaccatgcttaacggcttagaatcgggacttcaaaaacgttttgaacgtcatggaccatatgagatgttccaggagttgaagttaatatttcaagcaaatacccgagttgagagatatgaagtctccaacaagttctatagctaaaagatggaggagaatcgctcaactagtgagcatgtgctcagattgtctgggtactacaatcgcttgaatcaagtgggagttaatcttccagataagatagtgattgacagaattctctagtcaccatcaccaagttagtagaactttgtgatgaactatagtatgcaagggatgatgaaaacgattcccgagcgcttcgtgatgttgaaatcaacgaagttagaaatcaagaaagagcatcaaatgttgatggttgacaagatcactagtttcaagaaaaagggcaaagggaacgaaaggggaacttcaagaagaacggcaagcaagttgctgctcaagtgaagaagcccaaatctggtcctaagcctgagactaagtgcttctactgcaaagggactggtcactggaagcagaactaccccaagtgattgatggataagaaggatggcaaagtgaacataagtatatttgatattgatgtgtactttactagtgtttatagcaacccctcagtatttgatactagttcagttgctaagattagtaactcgaaacgggattgcagaataaacagaaactagttaagggtgaagtgacgatgtgtgttgaaagtagtttcaagattgatatgatcatcatcgcacactccctatattttcgggattagtgttgaacctaaataaatgttatttggtgtttgcgttgagcatgaatatgatttgatcgtgtttattgcaatacagttattcatttaagtaagagaataaactgttgttctgtttacatgaataaaaccttatatggttacacacccaatgaaaatggttcattggatctcgatcgtagtgatacacatattcataatattgaaaccaaaagatgcaaagttaataatgatagtgcaacttatttgtggcactgccgtttgggtcatatcggtgtaaagcgcatgaagaaactccataaagatggattttcggaatcacttggttatgaatcatttgatgcttgcgaaccgtgccttttgggcaagatgactaaaactccgttctccgaaacaatggaataagctactgacttattggaaataatacataccgatgtatgcgatccaatgagtgttgatgctcgtggcaagtatcgttattttctgaccttcacaatatgatttgagcagatatgggtatatctacttgacgaaacataagtctgaaatagttgaaaggttcaaagaatttcagagtgaagtggaaaaatcatcgtaacaagaaaataaagtttctgcgatctgattgcggagacgaatatttgagttacgagtttggtcttcaattaaaacaatgtggaatagtttcacagctcacgccatctggaataccacaatgtaatggtgtgtccgaacgtcgtaatcgtactttactagatatggtgcgatctatgatgtctcttatcggtttaccactatcgttttggggttatgcattagagacagctgcattcacatttaatagggcaccatctaaatccgttgagatgacaccatatgaactatggtttagcagtaaacctaagctgtcgtttcttaaagtttgaagttgcgatgcttatatgaaaaaaggttttcaacttgataagctcgaacccaaatcggagaagtgcgtcttcatagaatacaccttctatcacagatccgaaggcaagttattcgttgctaatatggatcctttctagggaagaagtttctctcgaaagaagtgagtgggaggaaagtagaacttgatgaggtaattgtaccttcttccttattggaaagtagttcatcacagaaatcagttccagtgattcctacaccaattagtgaggaagttaatgatgatgatcatgaaactttagatcaagttgctaccaaacctcgtaggtctttcagagtaagatccgcaccagagtggtacggtaatcatgttctggaagtcatgttactagaccatgatgaacctacgaactatgaggaagtgatgatgagcccagattccgcgaaatggcatgaggccgtaaaatctaagatatgatccatgtatgagaacaaagtatggagtttgattgacttgctcaatgatcagcaagccatgttaaataaatggatcttcaagaggaagatggacactgatagtagggttactatctactaagctcgacttgttgcgaaaggttttcgacaagttcaaggtgttgaatacgatgagattttctcactcgtatcgatgcttaagtctgtctgaatcatgttagcaattgccacattttatgaaatctggcaaatgaatgtcaaaactgcattccttaattgttttcttaaaggagagttgtatatgatacaaccagaagtttttgtcgatccgaaaggtgctaacaaaatgtgcaagctccagcgattcatcaatggactggtgcaagcatctcagagttggaatatacgctttgataagttgatcaaagcatatagttttgtacagacttacggtgaagcctgtatttacaagaaagtgagtgggagcactacagcatttctgataagtatatgtgaatgacatattgttgatcggaaataatgtagaattattctgcaaagcataaaggagtgtttgaaaggatttcttttaaagaaagacctcggtgaagctgcttagacattgagcatcaagatctatatagatagatcaagacgcttgataagtttttcaatgagtacataccttgataaatttttgaagtagttcaaaatggaacaatcaaagaaagagttcttgcctgtgttgcaacgtatgaaattgagtaagactcaaatcccgaccacagcagaaaatagaaagaaaatgaaaggcattccctatgcatcagtcataggttctataaaagtatgccatgctatagaCCAGAACTAttatatactctgccctggtttggcaagggagtacaatagtgatctaagagtagatcactggacattggtcaaaattatccttagtggaataaggagatgtttctcgattatggaggtgataaaagagttcgtcgtaaaagttacatcgatgcaaacttttacattgattcggatgactctaagtctcaatctggatacatattgaaagtggaagcaattagctagagtagctccgtgcaaagcattgtagacatagaatatttgcaaaatacatacgactctgtaatatgacagacccgttgactaaacctctctcacgagcaaaacatgatcataccttagtactctttgggtgttaatcatatagcgatgtgaactagattattaactctagtaaaccttttgggtgttgatcacatgatgatgtgaactatgggtattaatcacatgcagatgtgaatattggtgttaaatcacatagcgatgtgaactagattattgactctagtgtaagtgggagactgaaggaaatatgccctagaggcaataataaagttattatttatttccttatttcatgataaatgtttattattcatgctagaattgtattaaccggaaacatgatacatgtgtgaatatatagacaaacatatagtcactagtatgcctctacttgactagctcatgaatcaaagatggttttgtttcctaaccatagacatgtgttgtcatttgattaatgaggtcacatcattaggagaatgatgtgattgacatgacccattccgttagcctagcactttatcgtttagtatgttgctattgctttcttcatgacttatacatgttcctgtaactatgagattatgcaactcccgtttgccggaggaacactttgggtgctaccaaacgtcacaacgtaactgggtgattataaaggagtactacaggagtctccaaaggtacatgttgggttggcgtatttcgaggttaggttttgtcactccgattgtcggagaggtatctctgggccctctcggtaatgcacattactataagccttgcaagcaatgtagctaatgagttagttatggaatgatgcattacgtaacgattaaagagacttgccagtaacgagattgaactaggtattggataccgacgatcgaatctcgggcaagtaacatactgatgacaaagggaacaacgtatgttgttatgcggtttgaccgataaagatcttcgtagaatatgtaggagccaatatgagcatccaggttccgctattggttattgaccgagaatagttctaggtcatgtctacatagttctcgaacccgtagggtccgcacgcttaaggtttcgatgacaattatattatgagtttatgagttttgatataccgaaggagttcggagtcttggatgagatggggacatgacgaggagtctcgaaatggtcgagacataaagatcgatatattggacgactatattcggagttcgaaaaggttccgagtgattcgggtatttttcggagtaccgaagagttacgggaattcaccggggagtatatgggccttattgggccatacgggaatagaggagagaggccgaaaggaaggaggtgcgcagcccccctctggtccgaattggacaaggggtgcggcccccttttccttcctcctctccccctctttcccccttttcctactccaacaaggaaggagggagtcctactcctgatgggagtaggactccccttggcgcgccccctcctagggccggcctcctccccccttgctcctttatatacgggggcaggggggcacctctagacacacacacaagttgatctacagattgttccttagccgtgtgcggtgcccccctccaccatattccacctcggtcatatcatcgcagagtttaggcgaagccctgcgccggtagaacatcatcatcgtcaccacaccgtcgtgttgacggaactcttccccgaagctttgctggatcggagcccggggatcgtcatcgagctgaacgtgtgctgaactcggaggtgccgtacgttcggtgcttggatcggtcggatcgtgaagacgtacgactacatcaatcgcattgtcataacgcttccgcttatggtctacgaggtaatacgtggacaacactctctcctctcgttgctatgccatcatcatgatcttgcgtgtacgtaggaaatttttgaaattactacgttccccaacagcggtgTCGTCGGATCTCGTCTTCATCATGGTCTTGTTCTCGTCGTCGGAGACCTCGGGCGAGCTGACCGGCAAGCCGGCCTCGAGCTGCGTGGCATGGCGGCTCTGCCAGGCGGCGGcaagggcggccacgacgtgcttcATCTCTGTGGAAAGGCTCTCCCAGGGAGCTTCGCCACCTATAGTCATGGCGGATACAGTGCAAGGGAGGAGGATAGGAAGGGGCTTGTGTTGTGGTGTGGAGTTAGCCGAGTGTGGCCGCCTTTATATAGCGGATTCTAGTTAGGCGAGGCGTCCGGGTGCGTCAATGTGTGGTGTCGAAGTGGGTTTCTCGGGCGCCGAGCCTGGTTAATGGCAGCATATGGACGGACATCGGCATTGAACGTGCATGGTAGATATCCATCCCGTCCAGTCATGCGTCTCCGGCATTGAACAGGCGCGGACACTGTAGACGCGTCACGGGCGTCGTCCTCGGCCGGCTAGCCACTTCAATGACAGAGgcggtgagaggtcgcgtccgtcctGAGCTGTCTTTAATGTTGAGCGGTGCGCTCTAAAGTGGCATGAATACGGGAAGCTGGCACCGAGCGGCAACGCGCACGGACGTCTCAAACCGGCCTCAAACGTCCGGGCTGTCCGGCGCCCCTCACATCCGGCCCAAATGTACGAAGGATACGGGACGGCTCAGGCACGCCCGCCATGTTAGCCTGGCCCACCCTGACCCCACACTATCAGTACAAAAAAATCCAATCCTGAAATCCTAACTCAGTTCACTCTGCTCTTGTACCGTCTCGTCTTCTCCCGCTACTCCGGTTCGATTCCGATCCACTCTGACGACTACGACGACCAtgtcgagctccggcagccgctctGACTTGGACCTCGATGTCGATGAGGAGCTGGCCCTCCGCATTGCCCTCGAGAGGTCCAAGGTGGACAAGCAGGGCAGTTCCAGATCAACCGCCTCGTCTCATGCCCGTCGACGCAGCGAGGATGCCGGAGCTGGCCCCTCCCGGCCCGCGAGAAGCTCCCCGAGGGGTGCGCAGTCTGCGCTGCCTCTTGCCCCCGCCGGCCGCTGCTCCATGCGGGCAGGGTGGGTGCTAGTGCCCGCACCTCTGGCCCGGACGCACACGCCGGAATCGGAGGCGTGCGCCGCCCGTCGTGACTGGCAGCGGGCAAGGGAGAGGGACGTGACGGAGCAGTTTGTGCGCCGCCGCCGCAGGTTGCCAGCGGAGCCCAACGAGGACGAGCGGCTCCTCGCTTGGGTCTACCGTCGGTCACTTACGACGATGGAGACGGACGCTCGGCAGCTCCGTCGAAAGAACGCCAAGGCGCTCCGGCTTGCCATTGAGCAGACAGAGCGTGAGGCGGAGGAGGCAGCGTCGCAGGCGGCTCGGCTGGCAAAGCTCAAGCGGCAACAGGACAGGGCCGTCCAACGGCTCAAAGGGCTGATCATCCTCTCCGACTCCGACTCCTGCGACGGCGACGACCACAACGCACGATCCTCCACCAACCGCCGATGCCTACAGTAGCGCCGTCAAACGGAATGGGAAAGGGCCGGggaggaagtggtgaagatccGTCTGCTCCACCTTAATTTTAAGTTTTTAGATGTAATTTGAACTTAAAAAGTCCTTTATGTGCATTAAGTGAACTTTGGCGATTTTTCGAGGATCCGTTCGTGATCTTTTGGTGAATGGATTATGCATTTCTATGTCCGATCATATGTCTGCTTTATGATCTACATACTCTTTATCCACGTTGTATGGTTTAGTATGAATATAAGGGATCGGAGATGAGATACACGGATGTGGAAGACGCGGTTTGAGGACTAATGCTCTAATATAGTTCCTTTAGCATATACTGTAACCATTTCTCCTACAAGTATTTTTGGTCTGAGGGAGTAATTCATAGGTTGTGAatcaattgcttgatgaaatttagGTTTAATTATTGAAGGgattcccccgcaaaaaaaaattattatttttttttgcgggaggaaaattaTTGAAGGGATTAATGAACCTGGAGGGAGGACGTGCTTGCTAGCCGAAGCATCGAGTCTGCAGAGTGCTTTGCTTGGCCAGCCTAAAGCAAGTGCACCCGGTCCGGTAGCCTTTTGTTTCTTAAGAAACACAATAGAAATGCAGACCTTTCATACACACACGCTCATCCGTCCGATACATGTGTGAATCTAGGGCTTAAACCCTGATAGGACGAGGACACAACCTCATTTCTTAATAACCATTCAATCGCAGATTGGTTCTCTGTTCCGCTGCTAGCTTGATTCCACGTGAGACGTGATGCAGGAGCAGAATTACACCATTCATTATGCGATGATATTATCACGACAGATTATAATCACGGTTCTACAACGACAAATCGAGCCTAGCTCCGCGTGTGCTGACTAGCAAATCAGCCTGGTCGGTCGATTCCGACTCCCCAGTCCTCTGCCCTCTCGGGTTCCCAAATCGGGAAAAGTACCACGTTCTAGAAGAAGAACATGAACCTGGCTTTCGCCGCGCTCTTCAATACCGTTGATAAACAAGTGCACGTTCACAACGAACCTTGACCGCGTTTTCATACATAGATAGATGATCACGCACACAAACGGAAAGAACCAGCACGCGCATACGTAGGGTCGGGCCCAGCTAGCTCCCCGGCAACTCCCCTCGTGCAACCCGTGGAATATTTCCTCGCAGCCACCTACTTCGGACGGAACGGAATCTCCTCCCTCAAACGCAAATCCTTTGACCCAGAACGGTCAATCCATGGCTGTTTTCCAACCGAGAATGCTCGGATTTTCTAATGGATTATCCAAACTCGCCAACTTGTACTGGTCCGGGAATAACAAACTGCGGTAATCCGCGAGACAGGATCAGCTCGGACGGACGCATGCACAGCCCTGCGGAGCTGACACGGAAATGCAGCGCCAAATTTGACGAGTTCAGAGTCCAGAAAGGTCAGTTTCTTTTACTGCTAGCAGTAGATTATCCAAACTCACCAACTCGTATTAACTGATGACTAATCTACACCAAACTGTTGGTCTCGGGTGAATTAGATGACTAATTTACAAGACAGATGGATTCACAATTGGCAGTAAACTATAGGGTACGTGCCGTAGCTGGaaattgacaagttcagggtcaagAAAGCACGCGATTTTATATTTACACACCAACGAGAACCAGCGATTTGACCGAATCTCTTTTTTTCCGGGAGCGTGGAATCTGACAAAAGAACGAATTAACGAACTAATTTAATTTGATGAGATTTATCGTGGCAGCAGCGGAGCAGGGGATGGGATGTGATGGCTAGTAGGGGTGGTGCTTGGGGCGCAGCGCGTGCGCGGTGGCGAAGAAGCCGACGATGGCCGGCCGGTAGGGCAGGTACGACtttttcgtcgtcgtcgtcgtcctctcgCCGCCGGGGCCGGCCGCGGCTCCGGGCTTGCTGTAGAAGAGCCTGTGCGCGGTGGCCATGTCCATCTCCGTCGGAGCGGCGGCCGCGCCCTTCTTCTTGCCCTGCTTCTGCTGCGAAGTCTTCTTGTTGGCCGGAGCCGACGCGGCGGATAATGCGCTCGTCTTGGACTTGGGTTTGGCGGGAGTCGGCTGGAGGAAGAGGAACTTCTCCTTGCCGTCGCTGTGGGAGCGGCCGCCGGAGCCGAGGATGTCGCGCAGGCGGAAGCGGCgcgcggcctcgcccgtgcccgtgGACGCGCTCTTGGGGAAGGCGGCCGGTTCGCGCGCGGGCGACCCCGGCGCGGACCGCGGCGCCCACGCGCAGTACGTgtccggcgagggcggcgccgtcgcggaggtggccgaggccGAGGCGTCGTCGTCGTGGGCCTGGCGGCGGTGGAAGACCGGGTAGGCCGGGAGGATGCGGCCGTGCGCGAAGAGGTCGTCGGCCAGCGCCTC is drawn from Triticum dicoccoides isolate Atlit2015 ecotype Zavitan chromosome 6B, WEW_v2.0, whole genome shotgun sequence and contains these coding sequences:
- the LOC119320074 gene encoding uncharacterized protein LOC119320074 translates to MARLATILSFGDHAEEGAGAFTEPQEDYQQEHDDDDDAASDASGDSFEFAFARPLAPAGGEALADDLFAHGRILPAYPVFHRRQAHDDDASASATSATAPPSPDTYCAWAPRSAPGSPAREPAAFPKSASTGTGEAARRFRLRDILGSGGRSHSDGKEKFLFLQPTPAKPKSKTSALSAASAPANKKTSQQKQGKKKGAAAAPTEMDMATAHRLFYSKPGAAAGPGGERTTTTTKKSYLPYRPAIVGFFATAHALRPKHHPY